From Rutidosis leptorrhynchoides isolate AG116_Rl617_1_P2 chromosome 3, CSIRO_AGI_Rlap_v1, whole genome shotgun sequence, a single genomic window includes:
- the LOC139897183 gene encoding MADS-box protein SOC1-like isoform X2, translating to MVRGKTQMKRIENATSRQVTFSKRRNGLLKKAFELSVLCDAEVALVIFSPRGKLCEFASSSMEETIQRYKNHVKDVQTDNSSCVEDSQWQHLKDETESMAKKIEALELAKRKLLGEGLGSSTFEELQEIEHMLQRSACIIRARKMQLYTEQIEELKAKCIIQTKENIERQGAIVQIAECEEISDVETELFIGLPEKRNKQR from the exons ATGGTGCGAGGAAAGACTCAAATGAAGAGGATAGAGAATGCTACAAGTAGACAAGTTACTTTCTCCAAAAGAAGAAATGGTTTGTTGAAGAAAGCTTTTGAGCTTTCTGTGCTTTGTGATGCTGAAGTTGCTTTGGTTATTTTCTCACCAAGAGGAAAGCTTTGTGAATTTGCAAGTTCAAG TATGGAGGAAACTATTCAACGCTATAAAAATCACGTGAAAGATGTTCAAACTGACAACTCTTCCTGTGTTGAAGATTCTCAG TGGCAGCATTTAAAGGATGAAACAGAAAGCATGGCAAAGAAGATAGAGGCCCTTGAACTCGCAAAAAG AAAACTTTTGGGAGAAGGTTTAGGATCAAGCACATTTGAGGAACTACAAGAAATTGAACATATGCTTCAGAGAAGCGCATGCATCATTCGAGCTAGAAAG ATGCAACTTTACACTGAACAGATTGAGGAACTAAAAGCAAAG TGTATAATACAAACCAAAGAAAATATAGAAAGACAAGGAGCGATTGTACAAATTGCGGAATGTGAAGAAATTTCTGATGTGGAAACAGAATTATTCATCGGATTACCTGAAAAACGGAACAAACAAAGATAG
- the LOC139897183 gene encoding MADS-box protein SOC1-like isoform X1 yields MVRGKTQMKRIENATSRQVTFSKRRNGLLKKAFELSVLCDAEVALVIFSPRGKLCEFASSSMEETIQRYKNHVKDVQTDNSSCVEDSQWQHLKDETESMAKKIEALELAKRKLLGEGLGSSTFEELQEIEHMLQRSACIIRARKMQLYTEQIEELKAKEKLLASQNAMLNVECIIQTKENIERQGAIVQIAECEEISDVETELFIGLPEKRNKQR; encoded by the exons ATGGTGCGAGGAAAGACTCAAATGAAGAGGATAGAGAATGCTACAAGTAGACAAGTTACTTTCTCCAAAAGAAGAAATGGTTTGTTGAAGAAAGCTTTTGAGCTTTCTGTGCTTTGTGATGCTGAAGTTGCTTTGGTTATTTTCTCACCAAGAGGAAAGCTTTGTGAATTTGCAAGTTCAAG TATGGAGGAAACTATTCAACGCTATAAAAATCACGTGAAAGATGTTCAAACTGACAACTCTTCCTGTGTTGAAGATTCTCAG TGGCAGCATTTAAAGGATGAAACAGAAAGCATGGCAAAGAAGATAGAGGCCCTTGAACTCGCAAAAAG AAAACTTTTGGGAGAAGGTTTAGGATCAAGCACATTTGAGGAACTACAAGAAATTGAACATATGCTTCAGAGAAGCGCATGCATCATTCGAGCTAGAAAG ATGCAACTTTACACTGAACAGATTGAGGAACTAAAAGCAAAG GAGAAACTGCTAGCTTCTCAAAATGCGATGCTAAATGTAgag TGTATAATACAAACCAAAGAAAATATAGAAAGACAAGGAGCGATTGTACAAATTGCGGAATGTGAAGAAATTTCTGATGTGGAAACAGAATTATTCATCGGATTACCTGAAAAACGGAACAAACAAAGATAG